Part of the Acomys russatus chromosome 19, mAcoRus1.1, whole genome shotgun sequence genome, GTGGGCAGGTGATGAGAGCACCCTACAACAGAGCAACAGTCCTAAGCATGCAGTTTCTTGAGGCTGTCAGGACACCCATCTGTCCTCCTGTACTCTGAGAACAGCTGTACGTGCAGATTTCCCCAAGGAGATAAATGCTCTTAACAATCATGGCCAAGCCTCTGTCAGTTCCTCTGGAGGGGAGCCTCTGAGTTCTTCTTTTACACAGTTaaaattgttttgagacaggttctcactatgtaggctaggctggtctccaaatctgcctgtctctgcctcctgagtgccactgtgcccagcttattttatttttttacaatttatttctaTAGTCTATAGCCTatagctggatggtggtggcttacacctttaattctagcactcaggaaccagaggcaggtggatctttgtaagtttgaggccatcctggtctacagagcgagttccaggtcagccaggactacatagagaaaccctattttgaaaaacaaaacttattttcaattttcatttatgtgtgtatgtgtctgtgacatgtctgcagtgcccatggaggccagaagagggcgtcagctcccctggagctggaggtactgGTAGTTGAgggccaccatgtaggttctaggaatcaaatccTATCTTTGCAAGAGGGACCTGGGGTCTCAAATTCTGAGGCATCTATCTCTCTGACCCTTATTTTATGTTGtacatttattcatgtgtatgtgtgtcttagttagggtttcattgctgtgaagagacaccatgaccaaggcaactcttacaaagggaaacatttcaaTGGGGTTGCCTTACAGTtctagaggtttagtccattatcgtcacggtgagaagcatggcggcacacaggcagacatggtactggagaaggagctgagggttctgcCTCTTGAGGAGACTGTCACAGTTGGCATAGCTTGAGTTTATATCTGAGAGAACCTAAAGCCCGCCTCCatgcgacacacttcctccaacaaggccactcccaaaagtgccactccctatgggccaagcattcaaacacatgagtctatgggggccaagcctattcaaaccaccacagtgtgaatgtgtgtgtgggcagggaGGAGCACATGTGTTGCATCACATGCATGTGGTgctcagaggacaatttctgggactcagttctcttctgccatgtgaatctttttttgttttgttttgggtttttttgtttgtttccatttttttttttttttttttttgagacagggtttctctgtgtagccttggctgttctggacttactttgtagaccaggctggctttgaactcatatcgatccacctgcctctgtctcccgagtgctgggattaaaggtgtgcgccaccatgccacaCATGCTACGTGaatcttggggatcaaactcaggtcatcaagcttggtggcaagctcctgtAGCTtcggagccatcttgctggccctcagATCTGAAGCCTGCTTAGTATCATCAGCCTACCAAGTGGCCAGGCTATTGAGCAGgcagggatccaaagacagggtctaaaaaataaaaaaacaagaaagcccAAGGCAAACAACCTCACCGACGCTTGGGAAGCAGCTGCAGATATTCTTAGACATTACGCCTGTCACCCCAGCGTGTGGAACCCCAAAGCACTTGCCAGATCCTTGTAACCATGGGAAGAGATGGCAACggaaagaggaagaggctgaAATTAGTCTCAGGAGCTGCGGGTGTCTGTGTCCTGACAGATTTCTAGGCTCGAAGAAAGTCATGTTCGGCTTCATTCATAGAGCTTCCGCTGTCGCTCTCGTCACACTGAACTGGGTTCCGCGTGGCAGCCTGGGAACTTTCTTTCCCGGTGCTGCCGCGTGACAacacccccccacctcctgctcccACGCCCTGAGCATTGGGAGAGCATGGAGCAACTATTGGCATAAAGTCCCTTGACTCCGTGCTTGGGGTTGTACCCTGAAGGGTGGGATGTGCCCTATGTTTGGTGACACTCTGACCTTGTAATGCATCCCACAAGCAGATTGACGTGGGATATTATTGTCCTAGTGCTGCTGATgcccggcccccacccccacccctgttcggagccatgggcttttgaccaggtttGCAGCCCAGACATGGtgtctggagggatggctcagaaagtaagagcatttgctgctcctgcagaggaccaggatttagttcccagcatatCTGTATCTTCAGGTCCAGGGGATACAGTGTTCTCCTGGCCCCTTTCtggccttctctcctcctctgcactgcatgcacacagtgcacatacatacatgcaggtaaaacactcaaaCACTTGAAAAtgccagctgggtggtggcacactcctttaaccccacacttgggaggcagatgcaggcagatctctttgagttcaaggcttgcctggactacagagtgaatcccaggACCGCCAGggcacatagagaaaccctttctcaaaagcaaacaaaaaacctcaaaacccaaacagcaaacaaaacatgaaaatgctCTTGTAGAATGGGTCACttccccctcttttcttctcctcctcctccccctcctcctccccctcctcctccccctcctcctcctcttctcctcctcctccttctttcacaGACTCCATTAGGTAGCCCAGGCCACTCTGCTCTCCTGATGTTCTCTTATCCTATCCTCTCCAGTTCTAGGAggacaggcttgtaccaccatgcccaactttaattctttttttcaatgAGGAACCCAGACCCTGAGAGAAGAGGGCTAAGTGGCTCACTTTCTGCCAGAGGCAACTCTTATCTACTGGTTTCATCCCCACAGCCTGAGcctgcatttttattaaaaattgtgtatgtgtctgtcagtgtgtatgtgagtgagtgagtgtgtctgtcagtgtgtatgtgagtgagtgtgtgtgtgtctgtcagtgtgtatgtgagtgtgtgtgtgtcagtaggtatgtgagtgagtgtgtgtgtgtttgtcagtgTATATgggagtcagtgtgtgtgtgtcagtgtgtatgtgagtgagtgtgtgtgtgtctgtcagtgtgtatgtgagtgagtgtgtgtgtctgtcagcgtgtatgtgagtgagtgtgtatgtgtctgtcagtatgtatgtgagtgagtgtgtgtgtctgtcagtgtatatgtgagtgtgtgtgtgtgtctgtcagtatgtatgtgagtgagtgtgtgtgtctgtcagtgtgtatgtgagtgagtgtgtgtgtctgtcagcgtgtatgtgagtgagtgtgtatgtgtctgtcagtatgtatgtgagtgagtgtgtgtgtctgtcagtgtatatgtgagtgtgtgtgtgtgtctgtcagtatgtatgagtgagtgtgtgtgtctgtcagtgtatatgtgagtgtgtgtgtgtgtctgtcagtatgtatgtgagtgagtgtgtgtgtctgtcagtgtatatggaagtgagtgtgtgtgtctgtcagtgtgtatgtgagtgagtgtgtgtgtgtgtgtctgtcagtgtatatgtgagtgagtgtgtgtgtctctgtcagtgtatatgggagtgtgtgtgtctctgtcagtGTGTatgggagtgagtgtgtgtgtgtatcttcagtGTGTATGGGAATGTGTACGTGTgcaatgcacacatgcatgcacctcaGGTATTATTCCTCAGAAGCTGCCCACCttggtctttgagacagggtctctcttgggCCTGGAGCATGcccagtaggctaggctggctgtctTGCCagaccctcctgtttctgcctcctcagggctgTGCTGTGGGGGTTGCTGAAGCAACTTCAAGTAGAAAGTGGCATCCCTGCCTGCTCCAGGGGTTTGGGACCCTCTGCCTGTGTTTTTTgaggcctctccttcctcctccaagaCTGAGAAGAGAATGTTTGCATAATCTGAATAACAATTTTGCATAATAGCAGCTGGCATGTAAATGGTGCCAATGGCTTTCTCCCCAGATTATTAATCATCCACTTCTCCATCCAGTAAGAAAGAGCTAAATGGATGGGACAGAAAACAtttatgaaagacagaaagaatcaaGCACAGGCTCCCAGAATTTCTAACAGaaacttaattttgaaaatgatgCTCTGGCCCTGCcagatggatcagcaggtaaagttgcttgctgccaaacaggatgacctgagtttgagcccacatggtggagggagagaattcCCTGGAAAGTTGtccacatgtcacacacacacacacacacacacacacacacacacacacacacacacacacacgcatgtgcgcacacactcatgcacacaaacagaGGCAAAATTAtgcaataaaacaaagaaacattgtaTTTTTGCTAGACATGGTCGaacatgcctgccatcccaggactccagaagttgaggcaagaggatcatatgacctgggctatatgaaaccctctctctctctctctctctctctctctctctctctctctctgtgtgtgtgtgtgtgagacatatGGAagtcacatgcatatatattatttgggaatttcacatcatgcactcaCACTTACTTCCCAGTCCTCCTAGGTCCACCCTCTACCCATTAACACTCCTctaccccccaaaagaaaaagaggaagaggaggaggaggagaggaagaagaaaaaccaagtcCAATTtctgttgcccatatactcactagAGCATGTTCAAACTTCTGGtagccagccccttaaagaaaacagaattcgTCCTCACCTGCACCcttgccagaagccatcagttgtggagagctacatTTCAGTATCCttatcacaattaaaaaaaaatttttttttttttaatgatggaaaCGAAAATATACCTAAAACTGAAGCTTCTGGAAAAACCATTTGTTTTTCCCTGTCTTGTATCGTTCCTCAAGCTTGACCTTGGCCTCCCGCCTGGCCTTGCGTTTCAGGGTTGGGTCTCTAAAGACATCCTTGTTGACAACACTCTTGTTCAAGGGGATATCCACAGAGTACCTGGTGGGCATGAGGTGATTGTAGTTATAAACTTTCACAAAGGACTTGATCTTTGACCTCTTGGCGATTTTCTTCTTGCCCATGGCAGCTGTCACTTTTCGGGGATAGCAGTCAATCCTGGCCACCAGGGCATGGCTGTAAGGGTGGTCTGAGGTGCCATCAGCCACCAGGGCATGGCTATAAGGGCGGTCTAAGGTGCCATCATGGATGTTCTTCATGATGACGGCTTTGTGTCCGGAGTAGCGCCCAGCCAGGACCAGCACCACTTTCCCGGTTTTCATGAACTTGCCCATTTCGGCAGCAAGCATCCGGAAtccagcagaaaggaaagaaggacacTTCCGCTAACTTTTCAGCCTGTGGAAaaccttatcacaatttttaagagctCTCTTCCATGGCTTTCTGTCTAAGCTGGGGgttttggggggatggggcaggaagtggaggggtTGTCACGGAAGTCTTCTATGTCTCTATTTCTCAACTGTGAttctgcagtcatcaataccactgCAAAAGTCACTTACTTGCCCTTTACAGTCAGTGGGAAcatggaccacagacatccacacagTCTCCAGTGTCAGCATTGCCATGGACCTCAGCATGGTCTCTGGTGGCAGTCTAGACCATGGACAGCAACATGCTCTCTACTGTCAGCATGTGCCACAGACTTCAGCATGGActctggtggcagcccagaccagggacagcAACACAACTCTCTGCTACAGCACAGGCCATTGGCACAAATATGGTCTCCAGCTGTAGCCTAACTGATCATgtctgctgttttttgtttgtttgtttttgtttttttgagacagggtttctcttcatagccttggctgtcctggactcactttgtagaccaggctggcctcaaactcacagagatccacctgcctctgcctctgcctcccaagtgctggaattaaaggcgtgggacACCACAGCCCAGTGATGTCTGCTGTTTTAAGTGACTTGCTGGGTCTGATTGGTGTTTGCCCTGGATCACTGGGGGTGACATGGAGGAACAGTAGATGGAACAGATGGGTTTAGGTGTGAAGTAGGCTGTTAGGAAGCAAAGTGTCCAGCCTGTCCTAGGCTGTCCTGACAGCCACACTTATGCCATGAAAGCTCCTTGGACTCCAGCTAAAAGCCATTAGGGAAGACAGGATATAATAATCACCTATCCTATCTTATTGACccacccatctgtctgtctgactgactgtctgtctgtctgtctgtctgtctgtctgtctatctacctatctcacATGATTGGTATGTTCAAAGGCCCTGGGGCAATCTGAATCCTTTTCAAGGAACCAGAGACTGCAGTTAATAGAGGGGGGTGAGGAATtggagaagcaaagagaaaggcCGAGACTGGACATCAGAGGGAAGGCCAAAGTTGGATCAAGGATGGTCCTGGGCTATGACCCACCCTGCTTCCATGGTCCTCCTCAGAGGTCTTCCATGAACTCTTCAGAGTCCATCTCTGATTGGACCCATTTCTCTTTAGCTCTGTGATGCCACAGGAGATGGACACAGGAGGTTGAAGAAAGCTTTGACACGCAATAGCCCCAAGGGAAACAGTCTCAGGGAGGGTCTGTGATGTGCCCAAGATCAGGAACGTACTAGGATTTGAACTTGGTCCCATCTGGAGTCAGCTAATTCTGACTACATCCAGAGCTGCTTCCAGCTGCCCAACCGCCTCCACCCTGTGCTCAGACTATTGCCAGTCTCTTGTCTGCTCCTGCCCTCCTTATCACCACCCACCCCATGGGCCTCTCAGCCCAGCAGCCCTAAGGGATACTGGGTCCTTCTACTCAGAATTCTTCTGTGACTCCCATCCCCCCTCGGCTGTCAAACTCCCTTGGCCACCCTCTGTCCTTACCTCCTTCTGTACGTCCCTTAATGTGCTTCAGTCTCATGGGTCTTCTTACCTTCCTTAATCAGATCAGGCATGCTCCACCCTCAGGGCCTTTGCTCAGTCTGTTCCCTCTGCCTAAATACCCTTCCTCTGATACCCTCAGGCTTATTTCCTGTCAGGTTCAGGCAAAGCATCAGGCCCATTGGCTCTGTGGTACCCTAGAACAAGGAGCAGCTGGTGCCTGGCATGGCTGGGGCTCAGTCCAGACTCATCACAGGGGGCTGCAGAGCCCTTGCTCCCCTGACACATGCTCACTGACGCCGCCTTCCTAGATGaacctctttgtttgtttgtttgttttctgagacttgctttgtagaccaggctggcctcgaacttacagagatctgcctgcctctgcctcccgaatgctgggattaaaagatgtgcaccaccacaaatggcttgaatttttctttctttttaaggatttgtcttatttttaattatgtgtgtgtgtgtgtatgtatccatgtatgtgtatgtatgtatgtatgtatgtgcatatgagtccAGGTacctttgaaagccagaagagggcattggatctcctggagttggagtgacaggtggttgtgagcccccagcgtgggtgctgggagccaaactggggtcctctacTAGTTTagtctgtgctcttaacagctgagccatctcttcaggtccCTCTTGTGGTTTTAACATGTGTTTCTTGATGAGCCAGGGAACTCAGGTGTGAGAGACAGTGATCTCACATCAGCTAAACTCCAGAGTGCTGAGGAGAATCTGCCCACGTGTCCTGAGAAAATGGGAAATAGTCCTTTGATCTGGAATAAGATCAGACAAACAGCTCCCACAGAGCAAACACCAGCAGCTGCTCTGTGCCCCCAGTTTGATGTTTGGGACTAATTTAAACCCAGGAAATGGCAGGCTTATTAATAAACAGCCAGGGGGTGGTGCGACAGcaggggcagtggtggcagcgttgttgttggtggtggtgtatgtgtaattgtgtgtgtgtatatgtgtgtgtgtgagtgtgtgtgtatgtgtgtgtgtgtgagtgtgtgtgtgtgtgtgtgtatatgtgaagaCAGCTTTAAAATCTTGATTGAAAAGGCCATATATTTAGCATCCAAAATAGGACCCTGCTTAGCGTTCTGCTGTGCTCATTTGCAAACTAAGGGaggcattgttttaaaaataattgagtcTAATTTTACAAGTTTGGAAGATGGCTCTGCACTGGTTTAAAGCATCTTTATGATGTGCCGAATGCGGCCTGCTCTTGGCTGCTGAGCTGGGTTGGCTGTTTGTGAGCATTCAGATGCTCAGTGGCGTGAGCCGCTGCTGGAGCCGTCTTCACAGAAGAGTGGCATTGAGCCAGCgcatgcctgtcaccccaggcCTCAAGaatagcctcagctacataacagGTCTGGGGGGCTAGTCTAGGCTACATGacaacctgtttcaaaaaaaaaaagtgatagctAAGGTCTCCAAGTTATTTGGGGCTCTCTGTGAACCTTTAGAGTTCTGTCCTTTAGAGGTCGTTGAAGCTGTTTTACttaaccccctccctccatcttatGGATATGAGAATGAGTACGCAGAGAGGTGAAGCAATTTGTCTAAGACCACACAGCGAGGCAGTGACGGAACTCAGATTAGAACTCATCCCTCATCCAGCCTCTCGGCAGTTGTTTTCCATTAAACCCATCGTGTCCCATATTTAATCATGCATTTGAGTGTAGCTTCTATGCACTGCCTTAATACTGTTTGGTAAAtattatttcctattttaaatcaatttacttttgaaaatgtaaagACACAGGGGCTGGTtagatggctcagtagggaaaggtgcttgctgtcaagactgacaatctgagttggattcctggaacccactggCTCCTGAAGGCTACACTCTGACCTCCAGCACACGCACAAGCAGCACactcaataaatgtaataaaactttTCAAGAGACAtctcctgaaaacaaacaaacaaacaaaaaaaacaaccccacaAATATAAGTGGAAAATTCTGATTGCTCACCATACTAGAAAGCAAGTAAAAATCAAACCAAGGTGAACAAACAGCAATAGTAAGCTCTAGCTGGACAACTGTGATGGCTAAGGCCCTGTCCTAGTTAGCTTcacctgtcaacttgacatagcctaTAGTAACCTGGCGAGGGAGTCTCACCTGGGGGATTGCCCAGAAAAGACTGACCTGCGGCCCTGTCTGTGAGGTATTCTGTTGATTGCTAaatgatggaggagggcccagcccactttGGGCGATGATATTCCTATGCAGCGCTCCTGGGCTATGTAGGAAAGCTAGCTGAGTAAGCTAGAGAGCGAACCAGCAAGCAGCctttctccatggcctctccttagcttctttgagtatgagtgacttcctgccctgacttcttcaaGGACAGATTGTGTGACAATATGGCTGTACCACAGATAGTATTCGTGAGTGTTCAGGGATGCCTAGAGCTCAGGCTCTCTCTTTGCTAAAAGGTGAACACTAAGCCCTTGTATGGTCTGGCTGGCCCTTAAGactggaaggggaaggagagggtggGTTTTCCCTGGTGACTGTACCACATCGTGTATCCGTGTAACCAGGAATTCACTTGCTCCTGAGGACTCCTTCCCTCGCCTCCTACTCAACACTGATTTCACGTGGGGGCAGTTAGGACCCTATTATAATTTGACAAATTGAGCTCTGTTTCCTGACGCATTGAGGTGGGAGGAGCCTCAGCCTCCGCTTCCcgcctcccacctcccactccgCTGCTGCTGTAAGCTCTgccatgcctccccccccccctgctgtgGGATCCTCCCCTCTCAAACTGCGAGTCAAAATAAATGGCTCCCCTTTTAATTTGCTTGGTGGGAATTTTGTCACAACAGTGAGAAAAAGTGACTAACAAATGGCTCGCACAGGCCTGTAGGAGTCGGCATCATCTACCTTGGGCTTTCAGAAGATGACAGCCTTCTGAGGTGGCTAGGCCCCAAGGTTTTCCCAAGAGGGCCACTTGGGGGCTCAGCAGGGTCCTTTGGTCACTGCTGTGCTCAGAGCACTGGGAAAGTGAGCTTCCCCAACAGGCTAGGCATCTTAGATGATAGAGATGGGAATGTGTCAAGGTCTCCCAGAGACCTTCTCTTAAAGGCTGCTGAGAGAAtccttgttttcatttcatcttgCTCCCCTCTGGAGCTTGGATCCAATGGCTGGAGTTGGGTAGTCCTATCTGATAACAAAGTGACCATGAAGacggaggttttgttttgttttattgttttttgtttgttttgtctttgtttttgagacagggtttctctgtgtagccttggctgtcctagagtcactttatagaccaggctggacttgaactcacagcgatccgcctgcctctgcctctcgagtgctgggatcaaaggcgtgcgccaccacacccggcaaaaaGGGAGTCTTTACATGGTGGCTGAATAACATAGAGGGAATCTGGTTTCCTGAACCTCTGCAGTTGTGTTATTTATTGATGTAGTTTTTGGAGCCAGTCttactacgtagccctggctgtcctatgtaggccaggccggcctctaacttgtggtgatcctcctgtctctgcctcctgagttctgggattatagacccCCGCCTTGCCTCGTCATCTCATTAAAGTCACTGCTTTGTTGGTTTCTACTGTTCCCAGTGAATATTCTGgtatgaaaggagaaaaagtgaACTCCGAATGAGCTAAAAGCTGCCCGAGTTCTGTCGGGACATTCTGAAATACTGCTCTTCGGTGGATTTCTCTCTAGCTCCCATCCTGTGAGAACCACCGGTGTGGAAGGAGATGGATGGCCCAGTGTTGCCAGCTTTAggtctccaataaggccacatcttgACAACACTGTTTCTAAAGAAAGCTTGTTTTGATTCTACGGATGTGGTTGAGGAGGGGGCTGCTAAGAAAGAAGCAGGCGTGGACTGGGTCCACCACAGGTGTCACGCTGTGGAGCAGGCCATAGAGATACAAGGGGACCCAAAGCATGAAAGCGCTCTTTAGAGGCGGCCGGCTTCTGCTCATGGCTTAGGGCGTGTGCCCTTCCTCATACTACCTTGCCTTCTGTGAACAACCCAGGGCTGCAGCCATCCGGGAGCAGACAGTGCCCAGTTCCCCCTCCTTGGTTCTCAGCTGTGTGTGCTTGCTACACATATTTTAACTAAAGCATTTAAAACCGCTCAGAACCTAGCGCCCATCACCATGGATACCCATCACTGAAATCctttgttgccatggcaaccttCCATCCttcaccaccacaccccccccccccccccccgccccacaagCCATTCTCCCCATCTTGCCGGTTTCCTCTGAAACCAACACACTGGTTTGGGTGAATGATAGATACGTTTAAAGAGGCTTCAGAGAAGCCTGGGCTGTCGGGCCGGAAGA contains:
- the LOC127202801 gene encoding 60S ribosomal protein L27-like, which gives rise to MLAAEMGKFMKTGKVVLVLAGRYSGHKAVIMKNIHDGTLDRPYSHALVADGTSDHPYSHALVARIDCYPRKVTAAMGKKKIAKRSKIKSFVKVYNYNHLMPTRYSVDIPLNKSVVNKDVFRDPTLKRKARREAKVKLEERYKTGKNKWFFQKLQF